The DNA sequence TATTCAATCTGATCTCTGTTCGGAGAGACAATTCCGGTCGTATAAGCGGGATTTATGACTTTGGCTTTGGGTGCTGTCACGGCTAAAGTAATAGCATTCTCTTCTCTTTTCTGCAAGAGATAAAGATAAAGCTGCTCTTTAAGGGTCTGTTGTCGATCGATGCTCCGGAATATTTTTTCACGTTCCGGAAATTTGCTAATATCACCTTTAGCAAGGTTGAGTTCAGCTTTTGCCTGACCCAACTGAAGTTGGAGGGTTTCGCGGGATTCTATTAAATTTTTTCTGATTAAATTTTTAAGTTCAGTAATCTGCTTATTAATCGTAATTACTGCAGGATTTTCACCAGTTGCCTGTTTCAGTACTCTATTTCGGGTAAGCAAAAGGTCATTATAAGCTACGATATTACTTTCAGCCCCTGAAGAAAGTCCTAATCCGGAAGGCAATAGCTGATCACCACTACTTGCTGCAAGAACAGAATTTACCAAATCAAGTTGCATTGTTTGGGTAAGAATAATTTTAGTATTCTCATCTGCCTTTGTAACAGCATTACCCGCCTGTACCTCGAGATTGGTAATCTGATTGGTTCGCTTAAAGTTTTCTTTTTGGCCTTCAATTCCTGACAAATCATCAGTAATGATAGCTAACCGGTCGTTGATGAAGTTCTGCGTATTCTGTGCTTCTTCATTTTTATCTTTAATACCGTCAATAATATACTGTTTTGAAAGCTCATTGAGAATATCTTCCGATTGTTGGGGTATGGCTCCCACTATGGAAAGTTCCATAAGCATACCTTTGTTAGGCGGCAACGATACTGCAATACTGTTTTCTAAGCTACTAATTACCGTGCTCATACTTTTAAAAACCACTTTTAAAGGAGCGCTAAAACTCGATCCTGCCAACCGGTCAATTTGCACTATTCCAAACGGCAGTTTTACGGCAGAGCCGAATTGATAAATGGTATCGGAATTAGAAAAACGATAACCATTTTTTCCCTCAGGTGTAAGGGTATATGTAGCTCCAGAAAAACGTTCGGGATGAGTGACGCTAATGATTTTTCCTTTGAGCGGGCCTCCATTGTATAGCGCAACTTCTTTTACAGCACCAATACTGAAAAAACTCACTTGTAAATTAAGATTTTTGCCAACCATTCCTAATATAGGTTTCGATACCACCACTGTAGTTTCGCCCTGCAGTTCATCATTACCACTTACTCCCACCCCTAAATTCTTCAGGTCGCTGAGCGCCGTGGTATTTTTACCTTTGGATTCCTGGAGTTTTAAAGAGGTTTTGGTAAAATATTGAGGCTGTGCATATCGGAGATAAATTTTTGCAGCACTGAAAAAAATCGCCATGCTGAGTAAAAACCAAGGCCATTTCTTAAGATATCTCCCAATTTCTCTTTTTAAATTGACGGATTTTACCGGCTGTGCAGTACCCGAACTTTCAAGTAATTCCATTGCTATTATTTACGGGTTAAAGTAAGAATTAAGGTAAGTAAACCTAAACCAACTCCACCATATTTAATCCATTGATCTACTTTGGAATTCCGATTTTCACCAATCTGTTTATTGCGATCCGGTTCTACATATAGAATATCGTTTTGCTGCAGATAATAATAAGGGGAATTCACAATCGACGCTTCGGAAAGATCTAAAGAAATCACTTTATCTTTGCCTTCTTCGTCGGAATAACGGATAAGCTTCACATCGGTTTTATTACCATCGTAGGTGGCATCACCTGCTAAAGCAAGTGCCTGAAAGAGATTGAGTTTTTCGGTGGTGCTGGTTTTCTGTCCAGGACTCTTAACCTCCCCTAAAACGCTAATGTTAAAATTGGAGAGCGTAATAGTAACCATCGGATCGGTAAGATAGCGCTTAAGACGACTTTCGAGCTCTTCTTTTAGTTGTTGCTTGGTCATGCCTTTGCAGAACACATTTCCCAAGACAGGAAATAGAATGCTACCTTCGGAATTTACAATATATTCGCTGGGACTAGGGATTTGATTAGCCGCACTAGTGGTATTTGCACCTGCGGCACCAGTTTTCGCCATGGTATTGATATTGAAGGGGCGCACTGCTATTTCATCAAAAGCAGAAACTAAGATCTGCAAGCGGTCGCCATCCTGAATATGTAAACCTGAATATCGTGCCTGCGAAACTTCATGTTCAAAGTTATTATTAGACATGTAAACAATGTTTTGTTTGGGTTTACAGGCTTGTAAGAGGATTAAGGTTACTATAACAAATACTACTGAGTATTTTTTCATTTCTAATTTTTAAAGGACAAAGATAAAATAACATCTGCAATCCCAAGTTCCAGGAGCAGAGACCAAAATAAGAGGATCTTATTTTTCGTTTAAATAATAATTAAGACCTAAACCCAATATACGGTTATAGTTATTCCGGGTATTATCTGGATATACTTTGCTAAATCCATGATCATATTTTAAAAAGGCTTCCAATTGTTGCGCGACTTTTAAGCCTATACCTAGCGTTACTCCATAACCAAATTTATTAACGTCTTGATCATGATTTATTTTATTATATTTCAAATCATAAGCAGGATCTACTTTACGGTCATTTCTGACCATGTATTCAATTCGGGGTCCAGCAAATAAAAAGACATCTTTTTTAAAATTTCCCTGATGAAAAAAGTATTTTAACACCACGTCCATAGCGACATAATCCTGATTGAATTTTTGAACTCCGAATTTGTTTACTTCAGCTCTTGCGTATTCTCCCTGGGTGCTGTACTCTATTGTAGAGTTTATATACAACCAGGCAGAATCGAAAATATCATTTTCCACTAAGGGTATTTGTCCAAAAACACCGAGTGTCCCACCGAATTTACCGGTGGACCTGTCATGAACCCCCGCAATAGAGCCTTGATGAAAGCTACCAGTGAGTCCATATTCGAATTCCTGTGCTTGTACGGTCACCAAAAGGAAAACGGCGATAAGTGTAATTATTTTTTTCATAGTTTTTAATCCAATTTTTATAATCTGTCGTCTAAAAAGATTATTTTGCAAATTAATTAAAATTATTTGAATTAATCGGCATTTATTTGAAATGAGTGTGGTTAAGTTGAAAAAGAGGGGTGTTGAATGTTTGATGATGGATGATGGATGATGGATGATGGATGATGGATGTTGGATGTTTGATGATATCTCCGAAGTCGGTAAAGGTTGAGTTAAAGGAAGCGCATCGTTAAATTATAACGTATTCCAGCAGGATTTATCCTGCAAAAAACTGATGTGGTCTTTTATGCATGAAGTGATTACTTAAAAATAATGTGACTAATGTGCAGAAAATAAAAACTTTTGTGACTTTGTGGTTTAAAGAAAATTGCTTTTTTATTCTGTTCTTTTGCCTCATTCATCGTACTAACTTGGTGATTGAGCGGAGCCGAAATCACATTGATAGATCACTTATTTTATTCTCTGTTCTTTTGTCTTGAAACAAAAGAACCAAAAGTTCAAGACTGGATCTTTTTACTAAAAAAAGAAAATTTCTTCTAAGAAAATCCCCAAACTCGGGCGGAAAGTTAAATTGGGTATCTAACTACTATTTTTGCCGCCACTCAAACAGTGGGGATTTTTAGGTGTTGCAAGGTGATAAAGTGGGTTGGAAGAAATTTCCTTTTTTCTTAACGTAAAAATCTCCGAAGTCGGTAAAGGCTAAGGAGGCGGATCGTTTAAATTATAACGTATTTCAGCAGGATTTATCCTGCAAAAAACTAATGTGGTCTTTTATGCATGAGGTGATTACTTGAAACTAATGTGGCTAATGTGCAGAAAATAAAAACTTTTGTGACTTTGTGGTTTAAAGAAAATTATTTTTTCATTCTGTTCTTTTGCCTCATTCTTCGTACTAACTTGGTGATTGAGCCTGTCGATGGTGATTGAGCTTGTCAAAATCACATTTTTAGAGAACTTCTTTTATTTCTTGTTCTTTTGTCTTGAAACAAAAGAACCAAAAGTTCAAGACTGGATCCTTTTGCTAAAAAATGGTCATTTCTTCTGACAAAATCCCCAAACTTGCGCGGAATTAAAATTGTACTTCGATATTAGAGTTTTGCCCGCGCTTCAAACACTGGGGATTTTTAGATAGTACAAGTTGACAACGTGGGTTGGGAAGAAATGACCATTTTTCTTAACGCTAAAGTCTCCTAAGTCGAATAAAATTCATAGTAATGATGGTTGCTCCGCTTGGTGATTGAGCTTGTCGATGGTAATTGAGCCTGTCGAAATCACATGTACAAAAACCATTCCCGTTTCAATATTCTTTTACTTTTTGTCTTGACACAAAAAGTAACAAAAAAGTCAAGACTGGATCTTTTTACTAAAAAAAGAAAATTTCTTCTAAGAAAATCCCCAAACTCGGACGGAAAGTTAAATAGTGTGAAAAATTACTATTTCTGCCGCCACTCAAACAGTCGGGATTTTTAGGTGTTGCTTGTTGAAAAATAGTGTTGGAAGAAATTTCCTTTTTTCTTAACGTAAAAATCTCCTAAGTCAATTTTAAATTTGGATGTAATTAAGTGTTTTCTTTATTGAGCATTGACTGCTCACTCATTCACTATTGACCATTCACTCATTCACTCAATTACCCAATCACGCAATCACTCACTCTCCACTTCCTGCTCCCACTCCCTACGAAAAACCTTCCCCAAGCGAAGCCCATTGCGCCTTAAAAAACATGAGAAAAACAGTTAGTAGTAAAAAAAACTTTGCGCCATTGCGTTAAAAAAAGAGCCAGGAATCAGCTTCTGTTCTTCTTAATTATCCTTCCTATCTTAATGTTTTAAAAAAGCAGTTACAAATTAGGTTTTTTTCGTCTGTTGTTTTTACCTTATTCTTCTTACGTACTTGGTGATTGAGCGGAGTCGAAATCACAGGCTATCGATAATTTATTTTATTCTTGTTCTTTTGTCTTGAAACAAAAGAACCAAAAGTTCAAGACCTGGATTTATTGGCTAAAAAATTGGAATTTCTTCTGTGAAAATTCCTAAACTTGCGCGGGATTGGAGGTTACGCTTCGAAGATCAATTTTTGCCGCGCTTCGGACAAAAGGAATTTTTAGGTATTGTTAGTTGAAGGGTTGTTCTGGAAGAAATTTTAATTTTTCTTTACGCCAATAACTCCTAAGTCATTTTGAAATTTGGATGTAATTAAGTGTTTTCTTTATTGGGCATTGACCGTTCACTCAATTACCCGATCACGCAATCACTCACTCTCCACTTCCAGCTCCCATTCCCTACGAAAAACCCTCCCCAGGCGAAGCCCATTGCGCCTTAAAAAACATGAGAAAAACAGTTAGTAGTAAAAAACCTTCGCGCCATTGCGTTAAAAAAATCACATAACTCCCGCAGATCGACCTGATGATGCAGATTTCAAAAAGCAGCATCAAATATTCACTATTCACTCATTCACAATTGACCACTGCCCCATCACTCGATTACTCAATCACTCACTCCCCTCCTCCATATCTTTAATAGCCTCAACAATCTCTTCGTATTCAAAACCTTTGGACAACAGATACTTAATCGTCTTAGATTTTTTCTGATAACCCTGCAAGCCTGTTATTTTAGACTCATAGTTTTGGTAGAGCTTCGTTAAGGTTTTATGGTAATCGTCATTATCAATTTCATCAAAACAGCTGTTGATGAGTTTCTCCGGCACACCTTTAAATTTTAAATGATTACGAATTTTGTTGCGTCCCCACGATTTCATGTAGAATTTCCCACGGATATAACTTCGGGTAAAACGTTCTTCATTCAGATAATTTTCTCGCATCAAATACAAAAGAATTTCTTCTTTCGCTTCCGGAATCAATAAATAATCCCGCATCTTCTGCTCCACTTCCTGATGGCAACGATCCTGGTAAACGCAGTAGTTGACTAGTTTTTGTTTGAGTTCGAGGAAAGTGTAGGATTTGTGTTCCAAGGTTGAGGTTAAGGTTAAGGTTAAGGTTAAGGTTGAGGTTGAGGTTGAGGTTAAGGTTAAGGTTGAGGTTGAGGTTAAGGTTGAGGTTGAGGTTGAGGTTAAGGTTAAGGTTGAGGTTGAGGTTGAGGTTAAGGTTAAGGTTAAGGAAGAGCGAGAGCGTACCAAGGTTGAGACCATGAACTCTTATAAGTAATTATAGGATTTAAAAAACAACAGTAATTTATATTAGTTAGATCAAAATTTAATCTACAAACCGAACCCACTTAACCTCAACCTTTGCCTCAGCCTTAGATTTAGCCTCGACCTTCTAAAGTTTTAATGATTTTATTAAGTTCGTGGATTAAACTTTCAATTTTCACAATGATGGGTTGCGAGTTTTCAGTCTCAAAATACTTTACCAAATTTCCATAAATCAAATGGTTTTTAGTTTCATTTGCTGATCCTCTGGAGAATTTATAAAACATAGTCTTATCTCTACTTCCAGCTCTACCAAATCCTTCAGAAATATTGGCTGAGATACTTTCTGCGGATCTTCTAATTTGCGAAGTCAATGCGTAATCTTCCTTTCGGGGAAGTGACTCTGAAATAAAAAATACTTCCACTGCAATATCGCTTTAGTCCAAACAGGCATTTGAGTAAAATCGGTATACATAATTTAAGGTTAAGGTTAAGGTTAAGGTTAAGGGTGAGGTTGAGGTTGAGGTTAAGGGTGAGGACAAGCTGTGAGCGATCATAAAAAATTATAAGATTTTTTAATAAAAATATTTTGGCTTAAAAAACCATCATTTTAATGTGAAAAACTGCACCGCTTAACCTCAACCTTAGCCTCAAAGAGCCTCAACGAGCCTCAGCCTAGTAATTAAACAACGCTTTTCCTTCCATCATTTGATTGACTTTCTTGCGGACATCCGCAATTTTGTTATCATCATTAATGTTCATTACTACGTCATTGATTAATTCAGCAAGAACTTCCATATCGGCTTCTTTTAAACCTCTGGTGGTGATGGCGGCAGTTCCTAAACGGATACCAGATGTGGTAAACGCTGACTTATCATCAAATGGCACCATGTTTTTGTTACAGGTAATATCTGCTT is a window from the Kaistella flava (ex Peng et al. 2021) genome containing:
- a CDS encoding GumC family protein, which codes for MELLESSGTAQPVKSVNLKREIGRYLKKWPWFLLSMAIFFSAAKIYLRYAQPQYFTKTSLKLQESKGKNTTALSDLKNLGVGVSGNDELQGETTVVVSKPILGMVGKNLNLQVSFFSIGAVKEVALYNGGPLKGKIISVTHPERFSGATYTLTPEGKNGYRFSNSDTIYQFGSAVKLPFGIVQIDRLAGSSFSAPLKVVFKSMSTVISSLENSIAVSLPPNKGMLMELSIVGAIPQQSEDILNELSKQYIIDGIKDKNEEAQNTQNFINDRLAIITDDLSGIEGQKENFKRTNQITNLEVQAGNAVTKADENTKIILTQTMQLDLVNSVLAASSGDQLLPSGLGLSSGAESNIVAYNDLLLTRNRVLKQATGENPAVITINKQITELKNLIRKNLIESRETLQLQLGQAKAELNLAKGDISKFPEREKIFRSIDRQQTLKEQLYLYLLQKREENAITLAVTAPKAKVINPAYTTGIVSPNRDQIEYGSLAIGLLLPLLFFFGKKTLDTKIHTKNNILSHFPTASVIAEVPFNKEESKTVHSNDFSVYTESFRILSSNLKYLLRARGLKNGGVVLVTSSVKGEGKTTVSVNTALTLAGKSKVIIVGADIRNPQLHRFMDGHKKGLTDYLVSDDTTPDLFIMKSNVSENLDVLFGGQMAPNPNDLLDMEKFDLLIAYLKTKYEYVVLDSAPVMLVSDTLHLVESADVVLYVAKADFTEQEMIGFAESFRKDNNISNMAFILNGVKPENTRYGTKYSYGYYSYTHDEKPKWWKKFV
- a CDS encoding polysaccharide biosynthesis/export family protein, whose protein sequence is MKKYSVVFVIVTLILLQACKPKQNIVYMSNNNFEHEVSQARYSGLHIQDGDRLQILVSAFDEIAVRPFNINTMAKTGAAGANTTSAANQIPSPSEYIVNSEGSILFPVLGNVFCKGMTKQQLKEELESRLKRYLTDPMVTITLSNFNISVLGEVKSPGQKTSTTEKLNLFQALALAGDATYDGNKTDVKLIRYSDEEGKDKVISLDLSEASIVNSPYYYLQQNDILYVEPDRNKQIGENRNSKVDQWIKYGGVGLGLLTLILTLTRK
- a CDS encoding outer membrane beta-barrel protein, with amino-acid sequence MKKIITLIAVFLLVTVQAQEFEYGLTGSFHQGSIAGVHDRSTGKFGGTLGVFGQIPLVENDIFDSAWLYINSTIEYSTQGEYARAEVNKFGVQKFNQDYVAMDVVLKYFFHQGNFKKDVFLFAGPRIEYMVRNDRKVDPAYDLKYNKINHDQDVNKFGYGVTLGIGLKVAQQLEAFLKYDHGFSKVYPDNTRNNYNRILGLGLNYYLNEK
- a CDS encoding regulatory protein RecX, with the translated sequence MEHKSYTFLELKQKLVNYCVYQDRCHQEVEQKMRDYLLIPEAKEEILLYLMRENYLNEERFTRSYIRGKFYMKSWGRNKIRNHLKFKGVPEKLINSCFDEIDNDDYHKTLTKLYQNYESKITGLQGYQKKSKTIKYLLSKGFEYEEIVEAIKDMEEGSE
- a CDS encoding four helix bundle protein — translated: MEVFFISESLPRKEDYALTSQIRRSAESISANISEGFGRAGSRDKTMFYKFSRGSANETKNHLIYGNLVKYFETENSQPIIVKIESLIHELNKIIKTLEGRG